The Physeter macrocephalus isolate SW-GA unplaced genomic scaffold, ASM283717v5 random_4935, whole genome shotgun sequence DNA window ATTAGAGATTTGCAAGAAAGGCGCACAAGTTGTGATGAGGAAAGGATACGGTCACTCGGGTCAAAAAGATCTCGCATACCGGTGCTACGATGTGGCCAAAATTGAGCGCCCTGAATTGGTGAACACAGGCCCGTACGGTGTGTGGTGTGTGGACAACTGCGGAGTGGAAGTAGTTTGCGGTGGAACGGTCAACGTTGAGTCTACCATGCACTGGACAAGCCCGGTCATGTCCACTTGGGTTCTGGAGGGCAAACTCCTGTTCTGTTCGGCGTACCAGAGTGCACTACAGAGTTTGTGCGACAACGCTTTCCCCGGATCGCTTGTCAGATACGGTGTGTCCCCGGAGCAGGGAAGTGCACCCGTCGACGACAGTTGGAGATGTGTGAAATCGGTACGTGCTCTATGCAGCCTCATTCAGGTgccattatatataattttctgtCTCCAGCAATGTGCGCTGAAACACACGCTGTTAGTTCTGGGCGTATCTGCAAGCAGGAAATGACACCTACGCCAACGTACGATGGGACACTGCCTTCCTAGTGTTGTGTAACACGTCTGGTGTTCCTGCTCGCTGCCTCCCgatattgtttttcttctgcgTGTTCACTGCTGCCATGCAGCCGCTTGTCGTGTATGAGGGACACGCGAAGTGCCTGGACAGCTGTGCCAGGATAAGTACCTGTGCTGGCGGAAGACAAGGTAAGCATTTTGCGAGGCATGTATTGCGTAGATCCAAGAGGCCCGGGGATAGTCAGTGGCAGGGGAATACGACGACGAAGATGGCCCAGTGACAATCCGCTTGGGAAAAAATTCCCGTGCTACGTATAATGAAGCTGTTACGCTGGGATTTTTCAGTACCGTGCTGAAAAATGCAACAGAGTTTACGTGTATCATATTAGCCTTTTAGGCAGGGGTCGTTAGTCCGCGTTGTTCAGCTTGCTGATAAATACACCTCTACATACATGTTGTATGTATATGCTTGTGTATCTACGTGTCTATACATAGATGTGTACACACCAAGGCAGTACGCAGATACACGTAGCTTCGTGCACCATCTATCAAATTTAGACGTGAACTCTGGGCTACGTAGTAGTGCATGCCGCCGCTACGAAGTGGTCGCTGCAATGTTAAACAGCTGGTACCTCAACGAATGCGACCGTATGGAAAAACGCGTGTACTTGTGTCCTCAGTGAATGCTGCTGACGTGTACTCTACGTGTGCCACGTTTTTCAAGGGCTGTCTGGCGCTGCTGCTGCAAGTGCATTGTGGCAGATGATGCTGCGAATCTCTCCTGCTGTGCTGTTTGATGTTTCGTGTTTGTCAAAGCAACCGGGTCCTCGGATTGGAGCTTGCAGCGGCAGCTTCCACCTGACCAGGTTGACGCCGCATTACGCGACGTGGCGCCTCCCTGCCTGCCGACGCAGACCTGTGTAGCTAGCTCGAGAAATCCTCCACAGTGTACAGCAGGGGAATCTGGAGCGGGAGCGAGC harbors:
- the LOC114485814 gene encoding micronemal protein 1-like, encoding MRKGYGHSGQKDLAYRCYDVAKIERPELVNTGPYGVWCVDNCGVEVVCGGTVNVESTMHWTSPVMSTWVLEGKLLFCSAYQSALQSLCDNAFPGSLVRYGVSPEQGSAPVDDSWRCVKSPLVVYEGHAKCLDSCARISTCAGGRQATGSSDWSLQRQLPPDQVDAALRDVAPPCLPTQTCVASSRNPPQCTAGESGAGASGGNVAATMHLEDGDTLETTFSSLVVGVRIGDCYLAKLDLASQRVEVGSGDRSTVISTAPATPPSKLSVHRRGNEVTLTLQYNMGTESSNSLFYAQPDASCVGREPIVFEGLEPEARVSRGRTESISS